In Hymenobacter gelipurpurascens, one DNA window encodes the following:
- a CDS encoding MBL fold metallo-hydrolase has translation MRFSVHLSGLVWAFLLVNPAASAQTVPSFTIVPLGVKGGLQESNLSAYLVAPAGSSSYACLDAGTVYSGVEKAISNKVFSAPAGQVVRNQIKAYLISHAHLDHVAGLLLGAPDDTPKNIYGLQSCLTIIQNDYFNWRAWPNFGSGGNPPALKKYQLRALVPQQETAIENTTLRVQAFPLSHGKPYQSAAFLVRSGSNYLLCLGDTGADAVEQSQNLRTVWQAVQPLIKAHQLKAIFIEASYPNTQPEKQLFGHLTPALLLQEMEALGQLTGLAALRGLPVVITHIKPGNEAIIRKQLTEANKLQLKLVFPEQGRRLEF, from the coding sequence ATGCGCTTCTCTGTTCATTTATCAGGGCTTGTCTGGGCTTTTCTCTTGGTTAACCCAGCCGCTTCCGCCCAGACTGTCCCGAGCTTCACCATAGTTCCGCTGGGCGTAAAAGGTGGCCTACAGGAAAGCAACCTCTCGGCCTATCTGGTAGCTCCGGCTGGTTCCTCTTCCTACGCCTGCCTTGATGCCGGAACCGTGTATAGCGGAGTCGAAAAAGCCATCAGTAACAAGGTATTCTCCGCTCCGGCCGGGCAGGTGGTGCGCAACCAGATCAAAGCCTACCTCATTTCCCACGCTCACCTCGACCACGTCGCCGGCCTGCTCCTGGGTGCGCCTGACGATACGCCCAAAAACATCTACGGGCTCCAGAGCTGCCTCACCATCATCCAAAACGACTACTTCAACTGGCGCGCCTGGCCGAACTTCGGCAGCGGTGGCAACCCACCGGCCCTGAAGAAATATCAGCTGCGGGCACTGGTGCCGCAGCAGGAAACAGCCATTGAGAACACCACACTCCGGGTGCAGGCATTTCCGCTCAGCCACGGCAAACCCTACCAAAGCGCCGCATTTCTGGTGCGTAGCGGCAGCAACTACCTGCTTTGCCTCGGCGACACCGGTGCCGATGCCGTGGAGCAAAGCCAGAACCTACGCACCGTGTGGCAAGCTGTGCAGCCACTAATAAAGGCCCACCAGCTCAAGGCCATTTTCATCGAAGCATCCTACCCCAACACGCAGCCGGAAAAGCAGCTGTTCGGCCACCTCACGCCGGCGCTGCTCCTGCAGGAAATGGAGGCACTAGGCCAGTTAACTGGCCTGGCTGCCCTTCGTGGGCTGCCGGTGGTCATCACGCACATCAAGCCCGGCAACGAAGCCATCATCAGAAAACAGCTCACCGAAGCCAATAAGCTCCAACTGAAACTGGTATTCCCGGAGCAAGGTCGGCGGCTGGAGTTTTAA
- a CDS encoding carbohydrate-binding protein: MKNRLLSTLGAAALALLGHSTAHAQTYQQVWADEFTTGISSSWVFETGGGGWGNNEKQYYQRANATVANGILQITAKKENVGGMPYTSSRMKTQGLKEFKYGKVEARMKLPLGQGLWPAFWMLGANINTVSWPACGEIDVMEHINAENKVYGTVHWDSNGHAEYGGNIITTPQDYHVYSIEWEPTYIRWFVDGTKYHEINITNGTGGTEEFQRPFFLLLNLAVAGNWPGQTVDESKLPATMYVDYVRVYQKNTTTTPPPTGTSITIQAEAYSSMNGVQTEATTDTGGGQNVAYIDAGDWMAYNNINFPTSGTYNIEYRVASPSGGTLSSDLNAGSIQLGNTTIPATGGWQNWTTVSKTVNVNAGTYNFGVFAQTGGWNLNWIRITKTTTATATATQTASILSTESAAGTRATGLQLYPNPVENGNLRIQADATLAGSQYQIVDGVGRTVSSGRLQTERIDVSGLKTGVYQLTLLTADNQRLTQRFVK, encoded by the coding sequence ATGAAAAACAGGCTACTTTCTACCCTCGGCGCGGCCGCGTTGGCGCTGCTAGGCCACTCCACCGCCCATGCCCAAACCTATCAGCAGGTCTGGGCCGATGAGTTTACCACCGGCATCAGCTCCAGCTGGGTGTTTGAAACCGGCGGCGGCGGCTGGGGCAACAACGAGAAGCAGTATTACCAGCGCGCCAACGCTACCGTGGCCAATGGTATTCTGCAGATTACAGCCAAGAAGGAAAATGTAGGCGGCATGCCCTATACCTCTTCCCGCATGAAAACGCAGGGCCTCAAGGAGTTTAAGTACGGCAAAGTAGAGGCCCGCATGAAGCTGCCGCTAGGCCAGGGGCTGTGGCCCGCCTTCTGGATGCTGGGAGCCAACATCAACACGGTGAGCTGGCCAGCCTGCGGTGAGATTGACGTGATGGAGCATATCAACGCCGAAAACAAGGTGTACGGTACCGTGCATTGGGACAGCAACGGCCACGCCGAATACGGCGGCAACATCATCACCACGCCTCAGGACTACCACGTGTACTCCATCGAGTGGGAGCCCACCTACATCCGCTGGTTCGTGGATGGTACCAAGTACCACGAAATCAACATCACCAACGGCACGGGCGGCACCGAGGAGTTTCAGCGGCCCTTTTTCCTGCTCCTGAACCTGGCCGTGGCCGGCAACTGGCCCGGCCAGACCGTGGATGAAAGCAAGCTGCCCGCCACCATGTACGTAGATTACGTGCGGGTATACCAGAAAAACACGACCACCACGCCACCACCTACGGGTACCTCCATCACCATTCAGGCGGAGGCCTACAGCTCCATGAACGGGGTGCAGACGGAAGCCACCACCGATACCGGCGGCGGGCAGAATGTGGCCTACATCGATGCCGGCGACTGGATGGCCTACAACAATATCAACTTCCCCACCTCAGGCACTTACAACATTGAGTACCGCGTGGCCAGCCCCAGCGGCGGCACGCTGTCGTCGGATTTGAACGCGGGCTCTATTCAGCTCGGTAATACCACCATTCCGGCCACCGGCGGCTGGCAAAACTGGACCACCGTTTCCAAGACCGTGAACGTGAATGCAGGTACCTACAACTTCGGCGTGTTTGCCCAAACCGGCGGCTGGAACCTCAACTGGATTCGGATTACCAAAACCACCACGGCTACGGCTACGGCCACGCAAACGGCGTCCATACTGAGCACGGAATCAGCCGCTGGCACGCGCGCAACAGGCCTACAGCTATATCCCAATCCGGTAGAAAATGGCAACCTGCGCATCCAGGCCGATGCGACGCTGGCGGGTAGTCAGTACCAGATTGTCGATGGCGTGGGGCGCACCGTGAGCAGCGGACGGCTCCAGACGGAACGCATCGATGTGTCGGGGCTCAAGACTGGGGTGTATCAACTGACCCTCCTTACCGCCGATAACCAACGCCTCACGCAACGCTTCGTCAAATAG
- the glpK gene encoding glycerol kinase GlpK translates to MPQYILALDQGTTSSRGIVFDKKGRIVAQAQKEFTQLFPKPGWVEHDPLEIWSTQAGVAAEATVKAGQNGRSIAAIGITNQRETVVVWNRKTGKPIYNAIVWQDRRTAEYCDQLRAEGREDLIRGKTGLLLDAYFSASKVRWILDNVRGARKKAEAGQLAFGTVDSWLIWNFTQGELHITDVTNASRTMLFNIHTLQWDEELLGLFDIPRSMLPEVRQSSEVYGVTKTTVFASKIPIAGIAGDQQAALFGQLCTRPGMVKNTYGTGCFLLMNTGPTPKTSHNNLLTTIAWQRNGQVEYALEGSIFMAGAVVQWLRDNLGIIKTSAEVEHLARQVSSTEGVYFVPAFAGLGAPHWDPYARATIFGMSRATTAAHIARAALESIAFQTMDVLQAMKADSGLPITELRVDGGASANNLLMQFQADILSTQVIRPRITETTALGAAYLAGLAVGYWQSVEELQALGQSDTSFSPTPNHTGSQDSISHWHRAVQALRMWSQAPPAAAEPATAQ, encoded by the coding sequence ATGCCACAATACATCCTCGCTCTCGACCAAGGCACGACCAGCTCCCGTGGCATTGTGTTCGATAAGAAAGGCCGCATTGTGGCGCAGGCGCAGAAGGAGTTCACGCAACTCTTTCCTAAGCCGGGCTGGGTGGAGCACGACCCGCTGGAAATCTGGTCGACGCAGGCGGGCGTGGCGGCGGAGGCCACGGTGAAGGCGGGCCAGAACGGCAGGAGCATTGCCGCCATCGGTATCACCAACCAGCGCGAAACGGTGGTGGTCTGGAACCGCAAGACTGGCAAGCCCATCTACAACGCCATTGTGTGGCAAGACCGCCGCACCGCCGAGTACTGCGACCAGCTGCGGGCCGAAGGCCGCGAAGACCTGATTCGGGGGAAGACTGGCCTACTGCTCGATGCGTACTTCTCGGCCAGCAAAGTGCGCTGGATTCTGGATAACGTGCGCGGCGCCCGCAAAAAAGCCGAAGCCGGCCAATTGGCTTTTGGTACCGTGGATAGCTGGCTGATCTGGAATTTCACGCAGGGCGAGCTGCACATAACGGACGTGACCAATGCCTCGCGCACCATGCTCTTTAACATCCACACGTTGCAGTGGGACGAGGAGCTTCTAGGCCTGTTTGATATTCCGCGAAGTATGCTGCCCGAGGTGCGGCAGTCGAGTGAGGTGTATGGTGTAACCAAAACCACCGTTTTTGCCTCCAAAATTCCGATTGCGGGCATTGCCGGCGACCAGCAGGCGGCCTTGTTCGGGCAGCTCTGCACCCGGCCCGGCATGGTAAAAAACACCTACGGCACGGGCTGCTTCCTGCTGATGAATACCGGCCCAACGCCCAAAACCTCGCATAATAATCTGCTTACTACAATAGCCTGGCAGCGCAACGGGCAGGTAGAATACGCCCTGGAAGGCAGCATTTTTATGGCGGGCGCCGTGGTGCAATGGCTGCGCGACAATCTGGGCATCATCAAAACCTCTGCCGAGGTGGAGCACCTGGCCAGGCAGGTCAGTAGTACCGAGGGCGTGTATTTCGTGCCGGCTTTTGCGGGCCTGGGAGCGCCGCACTGGGACCCGTACGCCCGCGCCACCATTTTCGGGATGAGCCGCGCCACCACAGCCGCCCACATAGCGCGGGCCGCCCTGGAATCTATTGCCTTTCAAACCATGGATGTGCTCCAGGCCATGAAGGCCGACTCTGGCCTGCCCATCACAGAGCTGCGCGTAGACGGTGGTGCCTCAGCCAACAACCTGCTCATGCAGTTTCAGGCCGATATCCTCAGCACACAAGTTATCCGTCCGCGCATCACAGAAACCACGGCGCTGGGTGCCGCCTACCTGGCGGGCCTTGCGGTGGGCTACTGGCAAAGCGTGGAAGAGCTACAGGCGCTAGGCCAGTCGGATACTTCGTTCAGCCCTACGCCCAACCACACCGGCAGCCAAGATAGCATCTCGCATTGGCACCGCGCCGTGCAGGCGTTGCGCATGTGGTCACAAGCGCCACCGGCCGCTGCCGAGCCGGCTACTGCCCAGTAA
- a CDS encoding alpha/beta hydrolase has protein sequence MLHSPLRTSFLGQVTLFILALLVLSTAHAQSQQPKPEPFVLGHIDRIKSVQLNEERVLNIYLPDGYAADPKVKYPVIYLLDGSADEDFIHIVGLVQYLTFPWIDVLPKSIVVGIATVDRRRDFTFPTRNAKDLKDYPTTGKSAAFMRFLEQDLQPYVEKTYRTNGQKTIIGQSLGGLFAMEVLLKKPTLFNTYIIASPSLWWDDESLVAQAPGLLKQSSTAAPANVFVALGNEGPEMKKATEGMVALLRATPARVGRIDYVPFPEETHATILHRAVYKAFETLYKKPK, from the coding sequence ATGCTTCACTCCCCTCTGCGTACCTCTTTTCTAGGCCAGGTCACCCTGTTTATTCTGGCGTTGCTGGTATTGTCAACTGCTCATGCCCAAAGTCAGCAACCAAAGCCCGAACCGTTCGTGCTAGGCCACATCGACCGCATCAAATCGGTGCAGCTGAACGAAGAGCGGGTGCTGAACATTTACTTGCCCGACGGGTACGCCGCCGACCCCAAGGTGAAGTATCCCGTAATCTACCTGCTGGATGGCTCTGCCGATGAGGACTTCATCCACATCGTAGGCCTGGTGCAGTACCTGACGTTTCCCTGGATTGACGTATTGCCCAAATCCATTGTGGTAGGCATTGCCACCGTGGACAGAAGGCGCGACTTCACCTTTCCAACCCGCAATGCCAAGGACCTCAAGGATTACCCAACCACCGGCAAGTCGGCGGCATTTATGCGGTTTCTGGAGCAGGACCTGCAGCCGTACGTGGAGAAAACCTACCGCACCAACGGGCAAAAAACCATCATAGGCCAGTCGTTGGGCGGGTTGTTTGCCATGGAAGTGCTGTTGAAAAAGCCTACGCTCTTCAATACCTACATCATTGCCAGCCCCAGTCTGTGGTGGGACGATGAATCCCTGGTAGCGCAAGCGCCCGGCTTACTAAAGCAGTCCTCCACGGCTGCACCCGCCAACGTATTCGTGGCCCTCGGCAACGAAGGCCCCGAAATGAAGAAAGCCACGGAGGGCATGGTGGCTTTACTGCGCGCCACTCCGGCAAGGGTTGGGCGCATTGACTACGTGCCGTTCCCCGAAGAAACGCACGCCACCATCCTGCACCGAGCGGTATATAAGGCCTTTGAGACGTTATATAAAAAGCCGAAATAA
- a CDS encoding GNAT family N-acetyltransferase: MLFREAQTPDIPQLSMVRLSVQENRLSNPALVTARDYTDYLTQRGKGWLCEAEGTIVGFGIADLLGHSIWALFVLPEFAGQGIGKRLHELMLNWYFAQASETVWLSTAPGTRAEAFYRRQGWQETGRTKSGEVRFEMTIGEWKG; this comes from the coding sequence ATGCTGTTTCGCGAGGCGCAGACACCCGATATCCCACAGCTCTCGATGGTACGCCTGTCGGTGCAGGAAAACCGCCTATCCAACCCCGCGCTGGTCACAGCCCGAGACTACACCGACTACCTCACCCAGCGCGGCAAAGGCTGGCTGTGCGAAGCAGAAGGCACTATCGTGGGCTTTGGTATTGCCGATCTGCTAGGCCACAGCATCTGGGCGCTGTTCGTGTTGCCAGAGTTTGCCGGGCAAGGCATTGGTAAGCGGCTGCATGAGTTGATGCTCAACTGGTACTTCGCCCAAGCCTCCGAAACTGTGTGGCTGAGCACAGCTCCCGGCACCCGTGCTGAGGCGTTCTACCGCCGCCAAGGCTGGCAAGAAACCGGTCGGACTAAAAGTGGGGAAGTGCGGTTTGAGATGACGATAGGGGAGTGGAAGGGGTAG
- a CDS encoding alpha-amylase family glycosyl hydrolase, with product MSFLKSAFKNSLTVLLTVGLLTSCKSDSAADAPAPVAPPVSTTPAQYGTPFTAVPNREDAVIYQVNMRAFSQSGNFAGVTTRMDSIKALGVNVVYLMPIYPVGQVKGVNSPYAVKDYTAVNPEFGTLTDLRALVDAAHSRGMSVMLDWVANHTSWDNAWITQHPEWYLRNASGVIQSPPNTNYTDVAQLNFASAPMRLAMIDAMKSWVYTANVDGFRFDYADAPPVDFWKQAIDTLRNVKSHKLLLLSESSRNANFTAGFDYNFGFNFYGGFWDVYRRNAPATTFDALNNSEYAQATGTQQVVRYITNHDVNGSDGTPVALFGGNAGAMSAFVIASCYKGVPMIYNGQEAGMTTAIPFPFTSVKVSWGIHSDVTKAYKQLLATRAGSAALRHGTPVAYSSTDVCAFTKTAGTEQALVLVNVRNSAKEYVMPAALANSTWTNALQGGSITLGTQVSLPAYGYIILKK from the coding sequence ATGTCCTTTCTAAAATCAGCGTTCAAAAACAGCCTAACTGTACTTCTCACTGTCGGGCTACTGACCAGCTGTAAATCGGATTCGGCGGCAGATGCCCCGGCGCCCGTTGCCCCACCCGTATCCACCACGCCCGCTCAGTATGGTACTCCTTTCACGGCGGTTCCTAACCGCGAGGATGCGGTGATATATCAGGTGAACATGCGCGCCTTCAGCCAAAGCGGGAATTTCGCGGGCGTAACCACTCGCATGGATTCTATCAAGGCCTTGGGCGTAAACGTGGTGTACCTGATGCCCATTTACCCGGTAGGCCAGGTGAAAGGAGTGAACTCGCCCTATGCCGTGAAGGACTACACGGCCGTGAACCCTGAGTTTGGAACACTCACCGACCTACGGGCGCTGGTGGACGCGGCCCATAGCCGCGGCATGAGCGTGATGCTGGATTGGGTGGCCAACCACACCAGCTGGGATAATGCCTGGATTACGCAGCACCCCGAGTGGTACCTGCGCAATGCCTCCGGCGTCATTCAGAGCCCACCCAATACCAATTACACCGACGTAGCCCAGCTGAATTTTGCCAGTGCCCCGATGCGCCTAGCCATGATTGACGCCATGAAGTCGTGGGTGTACACGGCCAATGTCGATGGCTTCCGCTTCGATTATGCCGATGCGCCGCCCGTTGATTTCTGGAAGCAGGCCATCGATACGCTGCGCAACGTGAAGTCGCATAAGCTGCTGCTGCTGTCCGAAAGCTCCCGTAACGCCAACTTTACGGCGGGCTTCGATTACAACTTCGGCTTCAATTTCTACGGCGGCTTCTGGGATGTATACCGCCGTAATGCTCCGGCTACCACCTTCGATGCGCTGAATAATAGCGAGTACGCGCAGGCCACCGGTACCCAACAGGTGGTGCGCTACATCACCAACCACGATGTAAACGGCTCCGATGGCACCCCGGTAGCCTTGTTTGGGGGCAATGCTGGGGCCATGTCGGCCTTCGTTATTGCCTCCTGCTACAAGGGCGTGCCGATGATTTACAACGGCCAGGAAGCCGGCATGACCACCGCCATTCCTTTCCCCTTCACCTCCGTGAAAGTCAGCTGGGGCATTCATTCCGATGTCACGAAGGCCTACAAGCAACTGCTTGCTACCCGCGCCGGCAGCGCTGCTCTCCGGCACGGCACGCCAGTGGCCTACAGCTCCACCGATGTCTGCGCCTTCACCAAAACAGCCGGCACGGAGCAGGCCTTGGTGCTGGTGAACGTGCGCAACAGCGCCAAGGAATATGTAATGCCTGCTGCCTTAGCTAATTCTACTTGGACCAATGCCCTGCAAGGCGGTTCTATCACGCTGGGTACTCAGGTTTCGCTGCCAGCTTATGGGTATATTATATTGAAGAAATAA
- a CDS encoding glycoside hydrolase family 97 protein, with product MKRLSFLLLAGFIGFSAQAQTVHSPGKKLTLNFQLSPSGEPTYQLRFGARPVLKPSRLGMLLQGQQALDKALTIARVDSSQHDDTWAPVWGEVKQIRNHYKELAVTLQQPTSNGRRVVVRFRLYDDGLGFRYEFPQQPGLTYFVVQEEKSEFNLPANHKAFWIPGDYDSNEYTYSQTRLSEVNTTPIEHIQEKSAPNRVQTPLMLKSDDGLYVNIHEAALVNYPAMMLNVDTKSFGLSSQLVPSATGAAAYLQAPEHTPWRTIIVSDKAPEVLASKLILNLNEPTSFATTDWIKPQKFVGVWWEMHVNKASWNYADTSNIKLAGTDWSKLKPNGHHGANTQNVKRYIDFAAKHGLASVLVEGWNVGWEDWANNWKEEVFDFVTPYPDFNVPELQAYAAGKGVKLMMHHETSSSVTNYERRQDAAYRFMKQYGYDAVKTGYVGRIIPRGEHHDGQWMVNHYNRTAQKTGENQIMVDMHESVRPTGLHRTYPNWLASEAARGNEFNAWSSGNPPEHETILPFTRLMGGPMDYTPGIFQIKLEGWNPERNQGKQVHTTLAKQLALYVTMYSPVQMAADLPEAYEQHLDAFQFIKDVAVDWDDTRILLAEPGDYITTARKAKGKEEWYVGSITDENARTQTVKLDFLTPGTKYEAILYTDGKGASWDKNPQAYQIRKQKVDSKTTLKLQLAAGGGAAVSIKQVGK from the coding sequence ATGAAACGACTTTCCTTCCTGCTACTGGCTGGCTTCATCGGTTTCTCTGCCCAGGCGCAAACCGTTCACTCGCCCGGTAAAAAGCTCACCCTCAACTTTCAACTCAGCCCCAGCGGCGAGCCGACCTACCAGCTCCGCTTCGGCGCTAGGCCAGTCCTAAAGCCCAGTCGCCTCGGCATGTTGCTGCAAGGCCAGCAGGCGCTGGATAAGGCCCTGACCATTGCGCGCGTCGATTCCAGCCAGCACGACGATACCTGGGCGCCCGTATGGGGCGAGGTGAAGCAGATTCGGAACCACTACAAGGAACTGGCCGTGACGCTGCAGCAGCCAACCAGCAACGGCCGCCGCGTGGTGGTGCGCTTTCGCCTGTATGATGATGGCCTGGGTTTCCGCTACGAGTTTCCGCAGCAACCCGGCCTCACGTACTTCGTGGTGCAGGAAGAGAAATCCGAGTTCAACCTGCCCGCCAACCACAAGGCCTTCTGGATTCCCGGCGACTACGATTCCAACGAATACACATATAGCCAGACGCGCCTGAGCGAGGTCAATACCACCCCCATTGAGCATATTCAGGAGAAATCAGCCCCAAATCGGGTGCAGACGCCGCTCATGCTCAAGTCGGATGATGGGCTGTACGTGAACATCCACGAGGCGGCACTGGTGAACTACCCGGCCATGATGCTCAATGTGGATACTAAGAGCTTTGGGCTGAGCAGCCAGCTGGTGCCTTCTGCCACTGGCGCGGCTGCCTACCTGCAAGCCCCCGAGCACACGCCGTGGCGCACCATCATTGTCAGCGACAAAGCCCCCGAAGTGCTGGCCAGCAAGCTCATCCTAAACCTGAATGAGCCTACCTCCTTCGCAACCACCGACTGGATTAAGCCCCAGAAATTCGTGGGCGTGTGGTGGGAAATGCACGTCAACAAAGCCAGCTGGAACTACGCCGATACCAGCAACATCAAGCTCGCCGGCACCGACTGGAGCAAGCTCAAGCCCAACGGCCACCACGGCGCCAACACCCAGAACGTGAAGCGCTACATCGACTTCGCCGCCAAACATGGCCTAGCCAGCGTGCTGGTAGAAGGCTGGAACGTGGGCTGGGAAGACTGGGCGAATAACTGGAAGGAAGAGGTGTTCGACTTCGTGACGCCGTACCCCGATTTCAACGTGCCCGAGCTACAGGCCTACGCCGCCGGCAAAGGCGTGAAGCTGATGATGCACCACGAAACCAGCTCCTCTGTTACCAACTATGAGCGCCGCCAGGATGCCGCCTACCGCTTCATGAAGCAGTACGGCTACGACGCCGTGAAAACCGGCTACGTGGGCCGCATCATCCCGCGCGGGGAGCACCACGACGGCCAGTGGATGGTGAACCACTACAACCGCACGGCCCAGAAAACCGGCGAAAACCAGATTATGGTGGACATGCACGAGTCGGTGCGCCCGACTGGCCTCCACCGCACGTACCCCAACTGGCTAGCCTCGGAAGCAGCCCGCGGCAATGAGTTCAACGCCTGGAGCAGCGGCAACCCGCCCGAGCACGAGACCATTCTGCCCTTCACCCGCCTCATGGGCGGCCCCATGGACTACACGCCCGGCATCTTCCAAATCAAGCTGGAAGGCTGGAACCCGGAGCGCAACCAAGGCAAGCAGGTGCACACCACGCTGGCTAAACAGCTGGCCCTCTACGTAACCATGTACAGCCCCGTGCAAATGGCCGCCGACTTACCCGAGGCCTACGAGCAGCACCTCGACGCCTTCCAGTTCATTAAAGACGTAGCCGTAGACTGGGACGACACGCGCATCCTGTTGGCCGAGCCCGGCGACTATATCACCACGGCCCGCAAAGCCAAAGGCAAGGAGGAGTGGTACGTGGGCAGCATCACCGATGAAAACGCCCGCACCCAAACCGTCAAGCTCGACTTCCTCACGCCCGGCACCAAGTACGAAGCCATCCTCTACACCGACGGCAAAGGCGCTTCCTGGGATAAGAACCCCCAGGCCTACCAAATTCGCAAGCAGAAGGTAGACAGCAAAACCACGCTCAAGCTGCAGCTGGCCGCCGGTGGTGGTGCAGCCGTGAGCATCAAGCAGGTAGGGAAGTAA
- a CDS encoding glycerol-3-phosphate dehydrogenase/oxidase: MQQNPPQNLFQREHLVQQLAAHPVWDLLVIGGGATGLGIALDGASRGYRTLLLEQVDFAKGTSSRSTKLVHGGVRYLAQGDVGLVREALYERGLLLKNAPHLVKNQDFIIPNYEWWGGPFYTIGLKMYDLLAGELSLGASVHLSKDETHRRLSNLKTTGLRGSVLYHDGQFDDARLAINLAQTAIEHGAVLLNHFGVHGLLKDALGQITGVAATDEETGTTYELRAKAVVNATGVFVDDILQLDQPDAPKLVRPSQGVHIVVEKSFLPGDDALMIPKTEDGRVLFAVPWHGRVVLGTTDTPLNEHSQEPQALDEEIEFILRTAGQYLTRAPQRQDALSVFAGLRPLAAPQDGSEKTREISRSHKILVSPGGLITITGGKWTTYRRMAQDAVDRAIALGKLPLAPTQTAHLPIHGAQPTPDRSSHLYVYGSDQPALQDLINSDPTLGQLLDNTLEFLKAEVVWAARYEMARTVEDVLARRVRVLFLDARAALRMAPTVAALLAQELGKDPQWQQQQVAAFTEVAQHYVLKEKSIVAKAFVS, encoded by the coding sequence ATGCAGCAGAACCCACCCCAAAACCTGTTTCAGCGCGAGCACCTTGTACAGCAGCTTGCTGCGCATCCCGTCTGGGACCTGCTTGTGATTGGTGGTGGCGCGACTGGCCTAGGCATTGCCCTCGACGGGGCCAGCCGCGGCTACAGAACGCTACTACTGGAGCAGGTAGATTTTGCCAAGGGCACCAGTAGCCGCAGCACCAAGCTCGTGCACGGCGGCGTGCGCTACCTCGCGCAGGGCGACGTAGGCCTGGTGCGCGAGGCGCTGTACGAGCGGGGCTTGCTCCTGAAAAATGCGCCTCATCTCGTCAAGAATCAGGATTTCATCATCCCGAACTATGAGTGGTGGGGCGGCCCCTTTTACACTATCGGCCTGAAGATGTACGACCTGCTGGCCGGTGAGCTGAGCCTGGGTGCCTCCGTGCATCTGAGCAAGGACGAAACCCACCGACGCCTCAGCAACCTGAAAACGACTGGCCTACGCGGCAGCGTGCTGTACCACGATGGGCAGTTTGATGATGCGCGCCTGGCCATTAATCTGGCGCAAACGGCAATTGAGCACGGCGCGGTGCTGCTCAACCACTTTGGGGTGCACGGGCTGCTGAAAGACGCGCTAGGCCAGATTACGGGCGTAGCAGCCACCGATGAGGAAACTGGCACCACGTACGAGCTGCGAGCCAAAGCGGTAGTGAATGCCACCGGCGTTTTTGTGGATGATATTCTGCAACTGGACCAGCCCGACGCCCCCAAGTTGGTGCGGCCCAGCCAGGGCGTGCACATTGTGGTGGAGAAGTCGTTTCTGCCCGGCGATGATGCCCTGATGATTCCCAAGACCGAGGACGGCCGCGTGCTGTTTGCCGTGCCGTGGCACGGCCGGGTAGTATTGGGCACCACCGATACGCCGCTCAATGAACACAGCCAGGAGCCGCAAGCCCTCGACGAGGAAATCGAATTCATCCTGCGCACCGCCGGCCAGTACCTCACCCGCGCCCCACAGCGCCAGGATGCGCTCAGCGTTTTCGCGGGGCTGCGGCCGTTGGCGGCTCCGCAAGACGGTTCGGAGAAGACCAGGGAGATTTCGCGCAGCCACAAAATCCTGGTTTCGCCGGGCGGCCTCATTACCATCACGGGTGGCAAATGGACTACCTACCGTCGTATGGCCCAGGATGCGGTAGACCGGGCCATTGCCCTCGGCAAGCTCCCCCTCGCCCCTACTCAAACGGCCCACCTTCCTATCCACGGCGCGCAGCCCACCCCCGACCGTAGCAGTCACCTCTACGTGTACGGCTCCGATCAGCCGGCCCTGCAAGATCTTATCAATTCAGACCCCACACTAGGCCAGTTGCTGGATAATACGCTGGAATTCCTCAAGGCGGAAGTAGTATGGGCGGCCCGCTACGAAATGGCCCGCACCGTGGAAGATGTGCTGGCCCGGCGGGTGCGCGTGCTGTTCCTGGACGCCCGGGCCGCACTACGCATGGCGCCAACGGTAGCCGCGCTGCTCGCCCAGGAACTCGGTAAAGACCCACAGTGGCAACAGCAGCAGGTGGCCGCCTTTACAGAGGTAGCTCAGCATTACGTGCTGAAGGAGAAATCTATTGTGGCTAAAGCATTTGTGAGCTGA